From a region of the Besnoitia besnoiti strain Bb-Ger1 chromosome I, whole genome shotgun sequence genome:
- a CDS encoding putative eukaryotic initiation factor 2B epsilon subunit (encoded by transcript BESB_007940) yields MSASDPASVAAAQMAKPEEPAAEEAKKEKAASTSQTQKKSAVGKCPDEDTQFDSLPAILVALTLPELKQAFAPLCYENLTFPLLPVSGVPLVVSAFDFLARNGVTEIFVLIKSDEEGRLVKKVVEEHEETFQKRLRRVVKRGLRVTCVEVPTTVDSMGDALRDFSSKFDLRHDFLFMHVSSFIRADIRPAISAHKERTATKFRGVSGGEAVMTQLLTRASPSSPQRLFDDDVALLVDADSKEVLASISLKKRAEVELNEDIVQLAAAPSSSGFQVHYDLVDIGVYLCAPKVQELFSQSFDYASVKRDFIPDLINREIKLDAIYAYVLETQQGDTDVSYASCCVDPRTYYHTCREALERWTYPLVPDTRSSSIGQSHQLRYRGRGTYQADSVSPGLRCEFGPLVAIEDSTTIGDDTTIRHSFIGSKCRIGRNVLIEGSILFGNIEVCDNVRITNSMIFTDIKILENTVVGDGCVLGGSVRIGRDRVIPPFTRIYLPARLRPDALQDETCQHGLGDDPRERDIIGQDGEGKIWLMREWNKEKLALVSLGGSTAPFIKLSLPTFELDNDDESIDDDACAPSGLSTEADVEMEAADAPHREKRQDASFSAEITAMCREGLLEPQHMQHKVLEMKSFRLASNRTDLDVAKIILPVFLEAIAFAEDGGAPRKDTWEKYITTHRAGLLFSSFLSNARPEDFVALWDLCLAFCLQPTVSVAVAPVKDEDEADAEDEKIPAEPEERVSKANPLHGASAFCALCEVLHACDFLEADASLPLWHAQRTEAALGEEEKYLNNPRLKAFVQWLDEEDDSEDDEDED; encoded by the exons ATGTCAGCCTCGGACCCTGCCTCTGTAGCTGCCGCCCAGATGGCGAAGCCGGAGGAACCGGCcgctgaagaagcgaaaaaagagaaagcaGCAAGCACGAGTCAAACGCAGAAAAAGTCCGCCGTTGGAAAATGTCCCGACGAAGACACACAGTTCGACAGCTTGCCGGCGATCCTCGTCGCGCTTACTCTGCCTGAGTTGAAGCAAGCCTTTGCGCCGCTGTGCTACGAGAACTTGACTTTTCCGCTCCTGCCTGTCAGCGGCGTGCCTCTCGTTGTCTCCGCCTTCGACTTCCTCGCCCGAAATG GCGTGACAGAAATCTTTGTGTTGATCaagagcgacgaagaggggCGCCTGGTGAAGAAGGTCGTGGAGGAGCACGAGGAAACGTTTCAGAAGCGGCTCAGGCGCGTCGTCAAGCGTGGCCTTCGCGTCACGTGTGTGGAAGTCCCGACGACTGTCGACTCCATGGGAGACGCCCTCCGTGACTTCAGCAGCAAATTCGACCTCCGACACG ACTTCCTCTTCATGCACGTCTCCTCCTTCATCCGCGCGGACATTCGACCAGCCATCAGCGCGCACAAGgagcggacggcgacgaagtTCCGCGGCGTGTCGGGAGGCGAAGCCGTGATGACTCAGCTGCTcacgcgggcgtcgccctccagcCCCCAGCGGCTCTTCGACGACGACGTCGCGCTGCTCGTTGACGCCGACTCCAAGGAAGTTCTCGCCTCGATTTCGCTCAAGAAACGCGCAGAAGTTGAGCTCAACGAAGACATCGTGCAACTC gctgccgcgccgtcgtcgagcgGCTTCCAGGTTCACTACGATCTCGTTGACATTGGCGTGTATCTCTGCGCGCCGAAGGTTCAGGAGCTCTTTAGCCAATCGTTTGATTACGCCAGCGTGAAGCGCGACTTCATTCCCGATCTGATCAACCGCGAAATCAAACTTGACGCCATCTACGCCTACGTGCTCGAG ACTCAGCAAGGCGACACAGACGTGTCCTACGCGTCGTGCTGCGTGGATCCGCGGACGTACTACCACAcgtgccgcgaggcgcttgagCGCTGGACGTATCCACTCGTGCCCGACACGCGCTCGTCGAGCATAGGCCAGTCTCACCAGCTGCGCtaccgcggccgcggaacCTACCAG GCGGACTCGGTCTCGCCTGGTCTGCGCTGCGAGTTTGGGCCACTGGTGGCGATTGAGGACTCGACGACAATCGGGGACGACACGACGATTCGTCACTCGTTCATCGGCTCCAAGTGCCGAATCGGGAGGAACGTGTTGATTGAGGGCTCGATTCTCTTCGGCAACATCGAGGTCTGCGACAACGTGCGCATCACGAACTCGATGATCTTCACCGACATCAAGATCCTCGAAAACACAGTCGTCGGCGACGGCTGCGTGTTGGGCGGCAGCGTCCGCATCGGCCGGGACCGCGTCATTCCGCCCTTCACGAGAATCTacctgccggcgcggctcAGACCCGACGCGCTGCAAGACGAGACCTGCCAACACGGCCTCGGCGACGAcccccgcgagcgcgacatCATCGGTCAGGACGGCGAAGGAAAAATCTGGCTCATGCGCGAGTGGAACAAAGAAAaactcgccctcgtctccctcggcggCTCAACTGCCCCCTTCATCAAACTCTCACTCCCTACCTTCGAACTTGACAACGACGACGAG TCGatcgacgacgacgcgtgcgcgccgtcAGGTCTCTCCACCGAGGCGGACGTGGAGATGGAGGCTGCCGACGCGCCCCACAGAGAAAAGCGCCAAGACGCCTCGTTCTCCGCGGAAATTACGGCCATGTGCCGCGAGGGACTCCTCGAGCCTCAGCACATGCAGCACAAGGTGCTAGAGATGAAGagcttccgcctcgcctccaaCCGCACCGACCTCGACGTCGCCAAAATCATCCTGCCAGTCTTCCTCGAGGCCATCGCCTTcgcagaagacggcggcgcgccgagaaaGGAC ACGTGGGAGAAGTATATCACCACGCATCGCGCGGGCCTCTTgttttcctccttcctctcgaaCGCGCGCCCAGAGGACTTCGTCGCGCTCTGGGACCTATGTCTGGCGTTCTGTCTTCAACCGACAGTGTCTGTGGCGGTCGCGCCGGTgaaagacgaggacgaagcggacgcggaggacgagaagaTCCCCGCTGAGCCCGAAGAGCGCGTCAGCAAGGCGAATCCGCTCCACGGCGCGTCGGCCTTctgcgcgctctgcgaggTGCTCCACGCGTGCGACTTCCTCGAGGCGGACGCCTCCCTGCCGCTGTGGCATGCGCAGCGAACTGAGGCCGCActcggagaagaagaaaagtaCCTCAACAACCCGCGCTTGAAGGCCTTCGTCCAGTGgctcgacgaagaagacgacagcgaagacgatgaagacgaagactGA